A genomic region of Fundidesulfovibrio terrae contains the following coding sequences:
- a CDS encoding 50S ribosomal protein L11 methyltransferase: MSRLLKTEIVVPGTIAGLDPESIGEEIDGFLAANSLQGWEELTAPATRDLTFRFYLEPESPLAGSLKDQVAARWPEARVSMESMEQQDWSAAWKEFFTPIDIGGRFEIVPPWLADNDHHGLEPIIIEPKMAFGTGHHATTALCLEGITKLVESGRLAKGAKFLDLGTGSGILAIGLAKLGCSGVAVDIDPQAIFCAAENLALNGLPASGTPGAPIQLAVGGLESLHPELTFDCIVANILAQPLIDMAPYLLKHLKPGGALILSGILTTQADGVAKAYVMQGLPEPARKDDGEWTGLFWV; the protein is encoded by the coding sequence ATGTCCCGACTTCTCAAGACCGAAATCGTCGTCCCCGGCACCATCGCCGGACTGGACCCGGAATCCATCGGCGAGGAAATCGATGGCTTCCTGGCCGCCAACTCCCTGCAGGGCTGGGAGGAACTCACCGCCCCCGCCACCCGCGACCTGACCTTCCGCTTCTACCTGGAGCCCGAGTCGCCCCTGGCCGGGTCGTTGAAGGACCAGGTGGCCGCGCGCTGGCCCGAGGCCCGCGTCTCCATGGAATCCATGGAGCAACAGGACTGGTCCGCCGCCTGGAAGGAGTTCTTCACCCCCATCGACATCGGCGGGCGCTTCGAGATCGTGCCGCCCTGGCTGGCCGACAACGACCACCACGGCCTTGAGCCCATCATCATCGAGCCCAAGATGGCCTTCGGCACCGGCCACCACGCCACCACGGCCCTGTGCCTGGAAGGAATCACCAAGCTGGTGGAATCCGGACGCCTGGCCAAGGGCGCGAAGTTCCTGGACCTGGGCACGGGCTCGGGCATCCTGGCCATCGGCCTGGCCAAGCTCGGCTGCTCGGGCGTGGCCGTGGACATCGACCCCCAGGCCATCTTCTGCGCCGCCGAGAACCTGGCCCTGAACGGCCTGCCCGCCTCGGGCACGCCCGGCGCGCCCATCCAGCTGGCGGTCGGCGGCCTGGAGAGCCTGCACCCGGAGCTCACGTTCGACTGCATTGTCGCCAACATCCTGGCCCAGCCGCTCATCGACATGGCTCCGTATCTGCTGAAGCACCTGAAGCCCGGCGGGGCGCTGATCCTCTCGGGCATTTTGACCACCCAGGCCGACGGCGTGGCCAAGGCCTACGTCATGCAGGGGCTGCCCGAACCGGCTAGGAAAGACGACGGGGAGTGGACGGGACTCTTCTGGGTGTAG
- the dut gene encoding dUTP diphosphatase: MKVKYLHPVWSEFPLEQATPGSAGIDLRACMDEPSVDIPPGGRHAFGAGLAIEICEPGLAGFVFSRSGLGAKHGLTVAQGVGVIDPDYRGEIVVWLLNTSETHKTVARGERIAQLVVMPFRQALITAVDELGETCRGGGGFGHTGTV, from the coding sequence ATGAAGGTGAAATACCTCCACCCGGTGTGGAGCGAATTCCCCCTCGAACAAGCCACCCCCGGGTCGGCGGGCATCGACCTGCGCGCCTGCATGGACGAGCCCTCCGTGGACATCCCCCCGGGCGGCCGCCACGCCTTCGGCGCGGGGCTGGCCATCGAGATCTGCGAGCCGGGCCTGGCCGGGTTCGTGTTCTCGCGCTCCGGGCTCGGGGCCAAGCACGGCCTTACCGTGGCCCAGGGAGTTGGCGTCATCGACCCGGACTACCGGGGCGAGATCGTGGTCTGGCTGCTCAACACCTCGGAAACGCACAAAACCGTCGCGCGGGGAGAGCGCATTGCCCAGCTCGTCGTCATGCCCTTCAGGCAAGCCCTGATTACGGCCGTGGACGAACTGGGCGAAACCTGCCGAGGCGGCGGGGGATTCGGCCACACCGGCACGGTGTAG
- a CDS encoding glycosyltransferase, translating into MADTPLFSIIIPFKEPGVLVEESLRHIFAMHETRYEVILLPDAPLAPEAVKGVYAHPSVSILPTGAVSPAIKRDKGAEAAKGEYLAFIDDDAYPEPYWLTFALQAFEREPGVAAVGGPAQTPVSDPFWARASGAVFLSRLSGGFPQRYLPLPPRRYVDDWPTVNLIVRREAFLDVGGFDNEYWPGEDTKFCMDLVRKTGGKILYLPEMLVWHHRREGLCKHLRQVGNYGAHRGYFARNYPETSRRLPYFMPVLWLLFLVLGSLVLPCSLYETGLFVYGAALALAAIDIKRHEPLDVTLAAVPYIVLTHLWYGWRFLRGWFTNDLKSTLGR; encoded by the coding sequence ATGGCGGACACCCCCCTGTTTTCCATCATCATCCCCTTCAAGGAGCCGGGCGTGCTGGTGGAGGAGAGCCTTCGCCACATCTTCGCCATGCACGAGACCCGCTACGAGGTCATCCTGCTGCCCGACGCCCCCCTCGCCCCCGAGGCGGTCAAGGGCGTGTACGCCCATCCTTCGGTGAGCATCCTGCCCACCGGCGCGGTGAGCCCGGCCATCAAGCGCGACAAGGGCGCCGAGGCCGCCAAAGGCGAGTACCTGGCCTTCATCGACGACGACGCCTATCCCGAGCCCTACTGGCTCACCTTCGCCCTGCAGGCGTTCGAGCGCGAGCCCGGCGTGGCGGCCGTGGGCGGACCGGCCCAGACCCCCGTGTCCGACCCCTTCTGGGCCAGGGCCTCGGGCGCCGTGTTCCTGTCGCGCCTCTCGGGCGGATTCCCCCAACGCTACCTGCCCCTCCCCCCGCGCCGCTACGTGGACGACTGGCCCACGGTGAACCTCATCGTGCGCCGCGAGGCGTTCTTGGACGTGGGCGGATTCGACAACGAGTACTGGCCCGGCGAGGACACCAAGTTCTGCATGGACCTGGTGCGCAAGACCGGCGGCAAGATTCTCTACCTGCCCGAGATGCTGGTGTGGCACCACCGCCGCGAGGGACTGTGCAAGCACCTGCGCCAGGTGGGCAACTACGGCGCGCACCGGGGCTATTTCGCCCGCAACTATCCTGAAACCTCGCGCCGCCTGCCCTACTTCATGCCTGTTCTGTGGCTTCTTTTCCTGGTGCTGGGCTCTCTCGTGCTGCCCTGCTCCCTCTACGAGACGGGCCTGTTCGTGTACGGCGCCGCCCTGGCCCTGGCCGCGATCGACATCAAGCGCCACGAGCCCCTGGACGTGACCCTGGCCGCCGTCCCCTACATCGTTCTCACGCACCTCTGGTACGGCTGGCGCTTCCTGCGCGGCTGGTTCACCAACGATCTCAAGAGCACCCTCGGCAGATAA
- a CDS encoding flavodoxin family protein, giving the protein MNILAFNASPRKKWNTATMLAHVLDGARSKGAECEMIHLYDLAYKGCISCFECKKIGGKSYGRCAVKDELAPVLERAARADALVFGSPVYFGTESGEARSFLERLLFPFVTYTPGYQAIAPKKMPTALIYTMNVKEEALGQLGYNTFMNRMQGTMARVFGSCEVLTATDTCQFKDYGKYLTTAWDAAAKAKRREEVFPQDCAKAYALGERLAAPQAGEPIRGAM; this is encoded by the coding sequence ATGAACATACTGGCGTTCAACGCAAGCCCGCGAAAGAAATGGAACACGGCCACCATGCTCGCGCACGTCCTGGACGGGGCGAGGAGCAAGGGGGCCGAGTGCGAGATGATCCATCTCTATGATCTGGCGTACAAGGGATGCATCAGCTGCTTCGAGTGCAAGAAGATCGGCGGCAAGAGCTACGGCCGTTGCGCCGTGAAGGACGAGCTGGCCCCGGTGCTCGAGCGCGCGGCCAGGGCCGACGCCCTGGTGTTCGGCTCGCCGGTGTACTTCGGCACGGAGTCGGGCGAGGCGCGCTCGTTCCTGGAGCGGCTGCTCTTCCCCTTCGTGACCTACACGCCGGGCTATCAGGCCATCGCGCCCAAGAAGATGCCAACGGCCCTCATCTACACCATGAACGTGAAGGAGGAGGCCCTGGGACAGCTGGGCTACAACACCTTCATGAACCGCATGCAGGGCACCATGGCCCGGGTCTTCGGTTCCTGCGAGGTGCTTACGGCCACGGACACGTGCCAGTTCAAGGACTACGGGAAATACCTGACCACCGCCTGGGACGCGGCGGCCAAGGCCAAGAGGCGCGAGGAGGTCTTCCCCCAGGACTGCGCCAAGGCGTACGCCCTGGGAGAGAGGCTGGCCGCGCCCCAGGCGGGTGAGCCCATCAGAGGAGCGATGTAA
- a CDS encoding glycosyltransferase family 2 protein — MPDSSPKSLAVVVPVYNESQGLDALHARLRAVLETLPYDWQIILVDDGSPDRSWDKIREIAGRDPRVKGLMLSRNFGKEMALTAGVELCPDVDAVICIDADLQHPPELIPTLTAKWEEGYEIVATVREAVADYSPMKKLGSKAFYWVMTRFSDLDIPPSSTDFRLLDRKVVRTLLQFTERTRMFRGLIDWMGFKKIYIPFVAPARDTGQVGYSFKKLFNLAVNSFTSFSLLPLRFTGYLGLTIIAVSLLFLILMMTGNVLWGANYTPMAFFMVFNTFLIGIVLCGLGMVSLYIGHIHTEVVQRPLYIIRERAGTWE; from the coding sequence ATGCCCGATTCTTCTCCCAAATCCCTGGCGGTCGTGGTCCCGGTCTACAACGAGTCCCAGGGCCTCGACGCGCTGCACGCGCGCCTGCGCGCCGTCCTGGAAACGCTGCCCTACGACTGGCAGATCATCCTGGTGGACGACGGCAGCCCCGACCGCTCCTGGGACAAGATCCGCGAGATCGCCGGACGCGACCCGCGCGTGAAGGGCCTCATGCTCTCGCGCAACTTCGGCAAGGAGATGGCCCTCACCGCCGGGGTGGAGCTCTGTCCCGACGTGGATGCGGTCATCTGCATAGACGCCGACCTGCAGCATCCGCCCGAACTCATCCCGACGCTGACCGCCAAGTGGGAGGAGGGCTACGAGATCGTGGCCACCGTGCGCGAAGCCGTGGCCGACTACTCGCCCATGAAGAAGCTCGGCTCCAAGGCGTTCTATTGGGTGATGACCCGCTTCTCCGACCTGGACATCCCCCCCTCCAGCACGGATTTCCGCCTTCTGGACCGCAAGGTGGTCCGGACGCTTCTGCAGTTCACCGAGCGCACCCGCATGTTCCGGGGCCTCATCGACTGGATGGGCTTCAAGAAGATCTACATCCCCTTCGTGGCCCCGGCCCGCGACACCGGCCAGGTGGGATACTCCTTCAAGAAGCTCTTCAACCTGGCCGTGAACAGCTTCACCTCCTTTTCGCTCCTGCCGCTTCGGTTCACGGGCTACCTGGGGCTGACCATCATCGCGGTGTCGCTTCTCTTTCTGATCCTCATGATGACCGGAAACGTGCTGTGGGGCGCCAACTACACCCCCATGGCCTTTTTCATGGTTTTCAACACGTTCCTCATCGGCATCGTGCTCTGCGGGCTGGGCATGGTGTCGCTCTATATCGGCCACATCCATACGGAAGTGGTGCAAAGACCGCTGTACATCATCCGCGAACGCGCGGGCACCTGGGAGTAG
- a CDS encoding UDP-glucuronic acid decarboxylase family protein, with protein sequence MHLNKRVLVTGGAGFLGSHLCERLLSEGCEVVCLDNYFTGTKLNIQHLLDNPSFELMRHDVTFPLYIEVDEIYNLACPASPIHYQFDPVQTTKTSVHGAINMLGLAKRVRAKIMQASTSEVYGDPSVHPQPESYWGNVNPIGFRSCYDEGKRCAETLFFDYRRQHNLKIKVVRIFNTYGPRMHPNDGRVVSNFIVQALQGEPLTVYGEGQQTRSFCYVDDLIDGFVRSMKTPDEFTGPVNLGNPGEFTIMELAKLVIEYTGSKSKIEKRPLPSDDPKQRKPDITLAKSALGWEPTIKLADGLKKTIEYFDWFLKRK encoded by the coding sequence ATGCACCTGAACAAACGTGTGCTCGTCACCGGCGGCGCGGGCTTTCTCGGTTCCCACCTGTGTGAACGCCTGCTCTCCGAAGGCTGCGAAGTCGTGTGCCTGGACAACTACTTCACAGGCACCAAGCTGAACATCCAGCACCTCCTGGACAACCCCAGCTTCGAGCTCATGCGCCACGACGTCACCTTCCCCCTCTACATCGAGGTGGACGAGATCTATAACCTGGCCTGCCCGGCCTCGCCCATCCACTACCAGTTCGACCCGGTGCAAACCACCAAGACCAGCGTGCATGGCGCCATCAACATGCTGGGCCTTGCCAAGCGCGTGCGCGCCAAGATCATGCAGGCCTCCACCTCCGAGGTCTATGGCGACCCCTCCGTGCACCCGCAGCCGGAGTCCTACTGGGGCAACGTCAACCCCATCGGCTTCCGCTCCTGCTACGACGAGGGCAAGCGCTGCGCCGAGACGCTCTTCTTCGACTACCGCCGCCAGCACAACCTGAAGATCAAGGTCGTGCGCATCTTCAACACCTACGGCCCGCGCATGCACCCCAACGACGGCCGCGTGGTGTCCAACTTCATCGTCCAGGCCCTGCAGGGCGAGCCCCTCACCGTGTACGGCGAGGGACAGCAGACCCGCTCCTTCTGCTACGTGGACGACCTGATCGACGGCTTCGTGCGCTCCATGAAGACCCCGGACGAGTTCACGGGCCCCGTGAACCTGGGCAACCCCGGCGAGTTCACCATCATGGAACTGGCCAAGCTGGTGATCGAGTACACCGGCTCCAAGTCCAAGATCGAAAAGCGCCCCCTGCCCTCCGACGACCCCAAGCAGCGCAAGCCGGACATCACCCTGGCCAAGAGCGCCCTGGGCTGGGAGCCCACCATCAAGCTGGCCGACGGCTTGAAGAAGACCATTGAATACTTTGACTGGTTCCTGAAAAGAAAATAA
- the glgP gene encoding alpha-glucan family phosphorylase, whose amino-acid sequence MQPLRVYSVVPKLPPKLKPLWELAYNCWFSWNTEIAELFAQVDQKLWRECESNPVGFLNRLPQRTLESLAGDQFFLDRLTELRKSLEHYLSKTATSIPFPENEGQEPVIAYFSLEYGVSKALPIYSGGLGILAGDHLKSASDLCLPLVAIGIAYQQGYFRQYLTPDGWQQERYPIYDFEQMPMTLATDAEGKRVLVSVDLKGDRIFAQIWKVAVGRIKLLLLDTNIAENQPQFKQITTRLYGGNLEMRLWQEILLGIGGIKVLDLLGYKPKVIHMNEGHSAFAGLERIRRFMEDSKLTFEAAAELVASSSIFTTHTPVPAGNDRFPPDLMQPYFEDYARKLGLAWKVFLALGREDPRNDAEPFCMTVLALRLSRINNGVSLLHGHVSRNMWKRVWPQYPVEDVPIGAVTNGVHAPSWVAPDMALLFDRYMGSNWREDPDCTRVFEQAEAISDAELWRTHERLRERLIDYVRRKLHDQLLQRGAKRKELQMAEEVLDPQALTIGFGRRFATYKRATLILSDQERLIKILSESPRPVQFIFAGKAHPHDNEGKKLIQQLVALCGTPECRYSMVFLEDYDMEVASYMYQGCDVWMNTPRRPLEACGTSGMKAMVNGVLNFSTLDGWWAEAWRPDNSLGWAIGLGEEYEDVQYQDFVESQTLYNVLENEIIPTFYDRGHGNLPRAWIRKMKDSIRYLGPVFSSHRMVEDYAKVAYGPAIENYNRLVKKDFAAAKDLAQWRMDMMTKWSSLDIRNVHATDPQQVFVGEPIVVTAEINLNGIRPQDVRVEIYSGPVDFEGKFSQRETTIMQPAGDMQEGWQQFRGEVMPVEAGRFGFTVRILPHHPLLLDSHSLGLIRWADQG is encoded by the coding sequence ATGCAGCCCTTGCGCGTCTACAGCGTCGTCCCCAAACTGCCTCCCAAGCTCAAGCCCCTGTGGGAACTGGCCTACAACTGCTGGTTCTCCTGGAACACCGAGATCGCGGAACTGTTCGCGCAGGTGGACCAGAAGCTCTGGCGCGAATGCGAGAGCAATCCCGTGGGCTTTTTGAACAGGCTGCCCCAGCGAACGCTGGAAAGCCTGGCCGGGGACCAATTCTTCCTGGACCGCCTAACCGAGCTGCGCAAGAGCCTCGAGCATTACCTTTCCAAAACGGCCACCTCCATCCCCTTCCCCGAGAACGAAGGGCAGGAGCCGGTCATCGCCTATTTCAGCCTGGAGTACGGCGTGTCCAAGGCGCTGCCCATCTATTCGGGGGGCCTTGGAATCCTTGCGGGCGACCATCTGAAGTCGGCCAGCGACCTCTGCCTGCCCCTGGTGGCCATCGGCATCGCCTACCAGCAGGGCTACTTCCGCCAGTACCTCACTCCCGACGGCTGGCAGCAGGAGCGCTACCCCATCTACGACTTCGAGCAGATGCCCATGACCCTGGCCACCGATGCCGAGGGCAAGCGCGTGCTCGTCTCCGTGGACCTGAAAGGCGACCGCATCTTCGCCCAAATATGGAAGGTGGCGGTCGGGCGCATCAAGCTTCTGCTCCTCGACACCAACATCGCGGAGAACCAGCCCCAGTTCAAGCAGATCACCACGCGCCTCTACGGCGGCAACCTGGAGATGCGCCTGTGGCAGGAGATTCTGCTCGGCATCGGCGGCATCAAGGTCCTGGACCTTTTGGGCTACAAGCCCAAGGTGATCCACATGAACGAGGGCCACTCGGCCTTCGCGGGCCTGGAGCGCATCCGCCGCTTCATGGAGGACTCCAAGCTGACTTTCGAGGCCGCGGCCGAGTTGGTGGCCTCGTCATCCATCTTCACCACGCACACTCCGGTCCCGGCGGGCAACGACCGCTTCCCGCCCGACCTCATGCAGCCCTATTTCGAGGACTACGCCCGCAAGCTCGGGCTGGCCTGGAAGGTGTTCCTGGCCCTTGGCCGCGAAGACCCGCGCAACGACGCCGAGCCCTTCTGCATGACCGTGCTGGCGCTTCGGCTCTCGCGCATCAACAACGGCGTGTCCCTGCTGCACGGCCACGTGTCGCGCAACATGTGGAAGCGGGTCTGGCCGCAGTATCCCGTGGAGGACGTGCCCATCGGGGCCGTGACCAACGGCGTGCACGCCCCGTCCTGGGTGGCCCCGGACATGGCGCTGCTCTTCGACCGCTACATGGGCTCCAACTGGCGCGAGGATCCGGACTGCACCCGGGTGTTCGAGCAGGCCGAGGCCATCTCCGACGCCGAGCTCTGGCGCACCCACGAGCGGCTGCGCGAACGCCTCATCGACTACGTGCGCCGCAAGCTCCACGACCAGCTCCTGCAGCGCGGGGCCAAGCGCAAGGAGCTCCAGATGGCCGAGGAGGTCCTGGACCCCCAGGCCCTGACCATCGGCTTCGGCCGCCGCTTCGCCACGTACAAGCGGGCCACGCTGATCCTTTCCGACCAGGAGCGCCTGATCAAGATTCTCTCCGAGTCGCCGCGCCCGGTGCAGTTCATCTTCGCGGGCAAGGCCCACCCCCACGACAACGAGGGCAAGAAGCTCATCCAGCAGCTGGTGGCCCTGTGCGGCACGCCCGAATGCCGCTACAGCATGGTCTTCCTGGAAGACTACGACATGGAGGTGGCCTCCTACATGTACCAGGGCTGCGACGTGTGGATGAACACCCCGCGACGCCCCCTGGAGGCCTGCGGCACCTCGGGCATGAAGGCCATGGTCAACGGCGTGCTCAACTTCTCCACCCTGGACGGCTGGTGGGCCGAGGCCTGGCGGCCGGACAACTCGCTGGGCTGGGCCATCGGCCTCGGCGAGGAGTACGAGGACGTCCAATATCAGGACTTCGTGGAATCCCAGACCCTCTACAACGTGCTGGAGAACGAGATCATCCCCACCTTCTACGACCGGGGCCACGGCAACCTGCCGCGCGCCTGGATAAGGAAGATGAAGGACTCCATCCGCTACCTCGGCCCCGTGTTCTCCTCGCACCGCATGGTGGAGGATTACGCCAAGGTGGCCTACGGCCCGGCCATCGAGAACTACAACAGGCTGGTCAAGAAGGACTTCGCCGCCGCCAAGGACCTGGCCCAGTGGCGGATGGACATGATGACCAAGTGGTCCAGCCTGGACATCCGCAACGTCCACGCCACGGACCCACAGCAGGTGTTCGTGGGCGAGCCCATCGTGGTCACGGCGGAGATCAACCTGAACGGCATCCGCCCCCAGGACGTGCGGGTGGAGATATACTCCGGCCCCGTGGACTTCGAGGGCAAGTTCAGCCAGCGCGAGACCACCATCATGCAGCCCGCGGGCGACATGCAGGAGGGCTGGCAGCAGTTCAGGGGCGAGGTGATGCCGGTGGAGGCCGGGCGCTTCGGCTTCACCGTGCGCATCCTGCCGCACCACCCGCTGCTTCTGGACAGCCACTCCCTGGGGCTCATCCGCTGGGCGGACCAGGGGTAG
- a CDS encoding DUF3096 domain-containing protein: MIFGFAMQPMIALIAGILILVMPRLLNYIVAIYLIIIGLLGLTHGRM; this comes from the coding sequence ATGATATTCGGATTCGCCATGCAGCCCATGATCGCCTTGATCGCAGGGATTCTGATCCTCGTGATGCCCAGGCTGCTCAACTACATCGTAGCCATATACCTGATCATCATCGGCCTGCTGGGGCTCACACACGGCAGAATGTGA
- a CDS encoding aspartate aminotransferase family protein produces the protein MSEKFDELKDRTSKSVMNTYGRYPLALARGKGCLLYDLDGREYLDLLAGIAVTNLGHCHPEVTQAMCAQASELVHVSNLFYQEPQVALAEALIATWRPGRAFFCNSGAEANEGAIKLARRYMRKVKNQDRYEIITLTGSFHGRTLATLTATGQDKVKEGFDPLPQGFATVEAGNLEAMRAAVTDKTAAVLLEAVQGEGGVKPFPADYLKGVQALCREKGVLFMVDEIQTGMCRTGKWWAHQNYGLEPDVITIAKGLANGLPMGAVLATEEVAGGFEPGSHATTFGGGPVVAAAACRVLEIMNRDRMPERAARMGDFAKALFEDVSADNPGKIAQVRGLGLMIGIDLASDIPGGGQKVWEELVKRGFILNLTQGTVLRLLPPLTIEQEDLRRFAQALGDVLSEQ, from the coding sequence ATGAGCGAGAAATTCGACGAATTGAAGGACCGGACCTCGAAGTCCGTCATGAATACTTACGGCCGCTACCCCCTTGCCCTGGCCAGGGGCAAGGGCTGCCTCCTCTACGACCTGGACGGGCGCGAATACCTGGACCTGCTGGCCGGCATCGCCGTCACCAACCTGGGGCACTGCCACCCGGAAGTGACCCAGGCCATGTGCGCCCAGGCGAGCGAACTGGTGCACGTTTCCAACCTCTTCTACCAGGAGCCCCAGGTGGCCCTGGCCGAAGCGCTCATCGCCACGTGGCGGCCCGGCCGGGCGTTCTTTTGCAACTCCGGAGCCGAGGCCAACGAAGGGGCCATCAAGCTGGCCCGGCGCTACATGCGCAAGGTCAAGAACCAGGACCGCTACGAGATCATAACCCTCACCGGCTCCTTCCACGGCCGCACCCTGGCCACCCTGACCGCCACCGGCCAGGACAAGGTCAAGGAGGGCTTCGATCCCCTGCCCCAAGGGTTCGCCACCGTGGAGGCAGGAAACCTCGAGGCCATGCGCGCGGCCGTGACGGACAAAACCGCCGCCGTGCTCCTGGAGGCCGTGCAGGGCGAGGGAGGCGTGAAGCCCTTCCCCGCCGACTATCTCAAGGGCGTCCAGGCCCTGTGCCGCGAAAAAGGCGTCCTCTTCATGGTGGACGAAATCCAGACCGGCATGTGCCGCACCGGCAAATGGTGGGCGCACCAGAACTACGGCCTGGAACCGGACGTCATCACCATCGCCAAGGGCCTGGCCAACGGCCTGCCCATGGGCGCGGTGCTGGCCACCGAGGAAGTGGCGGGCGGCTTCGAGCCCGGCTCCCACGCCACCACCTTCGGGGGCGGCCCCGTGGTGGCCGCAGCCGCCTGCAGGGTCTTGGAGATCATGAACCGCGACCGGATGCCCGAGCGCGCCGCCCGCATGGGCGACTTCGCCAAGGCGCTTTTCGAGGACGTTTCCGCCGACAACCCGGGCAAGATCGCCCAGGTGCGCGGCCTGGGGCTCATGATCGGCATCGACCTGGCATCGGACATCCCGGGGGGCGGCCAGAAGGTCTGGGAGGAACTCGTCAAGCGCGGCTTCATCCTGAACCTGACCCAGGGCACGGTGCTGCGCCTGCTGCCCCCGCTGACCATCGAGCAGGAGGACCTGCGGCGCTTCGCACAGGCCCTGGGCGACGTGCTCTCGGAGCAGTAG
- a CDS encoding M15 family metallopeptidase: MVTPEQRKKIAASILDFEARRDQGRLQVYMLPDGDGGGTFEVAGINERYHPEEARLLAELINEGRFPEAEEAALEFIATFTDTVSSWSGCAAVESYLRDCAFNRGLRGAGRILQRALEVKDDGVVGPVTRAALSEKETAPLPLLKSLRVAREQYERDVVRRDESSKFWNGLVNRWNKAMAFAMSFLPSDDAEAAASVASAFPPPEPEVPPGTAPVVLRALRLGSEGEFVRAWQSFLCGSGFAPGEADGIFGDKTFAATVAFQQKNGLAADGVAGRQTLLKAVDQSFELLEEPAADTSGSNFPLRPNFPPLKGLAGRQAVFGAFSYVSEPTPGNPEAVRILGDWEAKTIVDVEIPQLRAALGPGAPRTMRFHRLAAAQLQGVWADWEKNGLLDRILSYEGSFNARFIRHSQTTLSNHAFGTAFDLNAGSNPIGARPPLAGQKGSLRELVSLANAWGFYWGGHFQSRLDGMHFEVAFLK, translated from the coding sequence ATGGTTACTCCTGAACAACGCAAGAAGATCGCGGCCTCGATCCTTGATTTCGAAGCCCGCCGGGACCAAGGCAGGCTGCAGGTCTACATGCTGCCGGACGGCGACGGAGGCGGCACCTTCGAGGTGGCCGGCATCAACGAGCGCTACCACCCGGAGGAGGCCCGGCTCCTGGCCGAACTCATCAACGAGGGCCGGTTCCCCGAAGCGGAGGAGGCGGCCCTGGAGTTCATCGCCACGTTCACGGACACGGTGAGCTCCTGGTCTGGTTGTGCGGCAGTGGAAAGCTACCTGCGCGATTGCGCGTTCAACCGGGGGCTCCGCGGGGCCGGGCGCATCCTGCAGCGCGCCCTGGAGGTGAAGGACGACGGCGTGGTCGGCCCCGTCACGCGGGCCGCACTGTCCGAAAAGGAGACGGCCCCGCTGCCGCTGCTCAAGTCCTTGCGTGTCGCCCGCGAGCAGTACGAGCGTGACGTTGTCCGCCGCGACGAGAGCAGCAAGTTCTGGAACGGGCTGGTCAACCGTTGGAACAAGGCCATGGCGTTCGCCATGAGCTTCCTTCCGTCTGACGATGCCGAGGCGGCCGCCTCTGTGGCCTCGGCCTTCCCGCCACCGGAGCCGGAAGTGCCCCCGGGCACGGCCCCGGTGGTTCTCCGGGCCCTGCGCCTGGGCTCCGAGGGTGAATTCGTGCGCGCCTGGCAGAGCTTTCTGTGCGGGAGCGGCTTCGCGCCCGGCGAGGCGGACGGCATCTTCGGCGACAAGACCTTTGCCGCCACGGTGGCCTTCCAACAGAAAAACGGGCTGGCTGCCGATGGCGTAGCCGGGCGGCAGACGCTGCTCAAGGCCGTTGATCAGAGCTTCGAACTGCTGGAGGAGCCGGCGGCCGACACGAGCGGCTCCAACTTTCCGTTGCGTCCAAACTTCCCTCCCTTGAAGGGCCTGGCTGGCCGGCAGGCGGTCTTTGGCGCCTTCAGCTACGTGTCCGAGCCAACCCCGGGCAATCCGGAGGCCGTCCGCATCCTGGGCGACTGGGAGGCGAAAACCATTGTTGACGTGGAGATTCCCCAGCTGCGCGCAGCCCTGGGGCCCGGCGCTCCGAGGACCATGCGGTTCCACCGCCTGGCGGCGGCGCAACTCCAGGGGGTGTGGGCGGACTGGGAAAAGAACGGACTCCTGGACCGCATCCTGAGCTATGAAGGGTCCTTCAACGCCCGGTTCATCCGCCACAGCCAGACGACACTCAGCAACCACGCTTTCGGCACGGCCTTCGACCTCAACGCGGGGTCGAATCCCATCGGCGCGCGACCTCCCCTGGCAGGGCAGAAGGGCTCGCTGCGCGAACTCGTGTCCCTGGCGAACGCCTGGGGCTTCTACTGGGGCGGTCACTTCCAATCTCGGCTGGACGGCATGCACTTCGAGGTCGCCTTCCTGAAATGA